The sequence below is a genomic window from Pseudomonas cremoricolorata.
GCAGTGCCGCGATGCGGCCGCGGGTTTCGATCACGCCCTCGGTGGGCGTCAAGGTGCCGCAGATGATCTGCAGCAACGTCGACTTGCCAGAGCCATTGCGCCCGACGATACCGACGGTTTCACCTTTCTGCACATCGAAGCTGATGTCGCGTAATGCCCAGTATTCCTTGCCGTACTGGGTGACGGCATCACCCATCCAGCGCTGCACGCGTGGCATGAACGCCTGTTTCAGTCGGTCGTGGGGTTTGTCGTAGCTGTAGAAACACTTCGAGATGTTCCTGACGCTGATTACTGGTTGATCAGATGACATCAGCGAATCCTTTGCGTGTCTTTTGGAAAAACCAGTACCCCGCGGCGGCGATGAGGAGGCCCACGGCGATCGCAATGGCCAGGCTACCCCAGTCAGGCAGGTGTCCGAACAGCAGTACCCTGCGGCTCTCCTCGATGATGTAAGTCAGCGGGTTGAGCTTGAGCCATGGCTGATAGACCTCTGGCAGCGCGGCGACTGGATACAGCACCGGCGAGAGGAACAGCAGGACGGTGGTCAGCACCGTGATCACGTGCCCCACATCCCGCAGGTAGACGCCCAACGAGGCAAGAAACCAGCTGATTCCAAGGGTCGCGAGGATCAACGGCAGCAGAATCAGCGGGAAGAGCAATGCACTCCAGCCAAGCGTGCCGACCACCAGAAACTGCGCCATGAGTAACACCAGCAGGCTGATGCAGCTATGGAACAAGGCCGAGCCCAGTGTGATCACCGGTAGGATTTCCAGCGGAAAGACCACCTTCTTGACGTAGTTACCGTTATGCAGCACTAGGGTTGGGGCGCGATTGGCACACTCGGCGAACAGGCCATGAACGATCATGCCGACAAACAACAGAATCGCGAAACCGCCTTTACCAGTGTCGACGCCCACCCAACGCGATTGGAAAATTTCGGAAAACACGAATGTATAGACGGCCAGCATCAGGATCGGGTTGAAGAATGACCACGCCAGACCCATGACCGAGCCGCGATAGCGGCCGATCACTTCACGTTTGGTCATCTGCCAGATCAGCGACCTGTTCCTCCACAGGCCAAACAGCAAGCTCATGGGGTCGGCATGGGGGCTGAGGTGAGGATTCACTACGCAAACACCTCGGCATCTTTCAAGCTCACCGCTACTGCATCCTTGGCCGAGAGTATGGGCAAGGCGTCGTGGGGCCATTCGATAGCCACGCTCGGGTCATTCCAGGCCAGGCTGCGCTCATGCTCGGGCGCCCAGTAATCGGTGGTCTTGTAGAGGAACTCGGCGCTTTCGGAGAGTACGACGAATCCGTGGGCGAACCCCTCCGGAATCCACAGCTGATGATGATTGGCAGCACTGAGGTGAGCGCCGACCCACCTGCCGAACGTCGGCGAGCTCTTGCG
It includes:
- the rfbC gene encoding dTDP-4-dehydrorhamnose 3,5-epimerase, with protein sequence MKATPLAIADVVLFEPRVFGDDRGFFYESFNQKVFEDAIGRPVTFVQDNHSRSAKGVLRGLHYQIKQAQGKLVRVTLGEVFDVAVDLRKSSPTFGRWVGAHLSAANHHQLWIPEGFAHGFVVLSESAEFLYKTTDYWAPEHERSLAWNDPSVAIEWPHDALPILSAKDAVAVSLKDAEVFA
- a CDS encoding ABC transporter permease → MNPHLSPHADPMSLLFGLWRNRSLIWQMTKREVIGRYRGSVMGLAWSFFNPILMLAVYTFVFSEIFQSRWVGVDTGKGGFAILLFVGMIVHGLFAECANRAPTLVLHNGNYVKKVVFPLEILPVITLGSALFHSCISLLVLLMAQFLVVGTLGWSALLFPLILLPLILATLGISWFLASLGVYLRDVGHVITVLTTVLLFLSPVLYPVAALPEVYQPWLKLNPLTYIIEESRRVLLFGHLPDWGSLAIAIAVGLLIAAAGYWFFQKTRKGFADVI